A window of Nitrospirota bacterium genomic DNA:
ATCCAGGAATATCCGAAGAGCGAAAAAGTGCCTCCCGCTCTGTTCAAGCTGGGGCTGTCCTCGGCGGAAACCGGCGATCCCCTGAAAGCGCGTAGTTACCTGAAGCGGGTGCTTGAGGAGTTTTCCTCCTCCAACGAAGCCAAGCTCGCCAAGAACAAACTGGCCGAACTCCGATGAGTCGCTCCCCACAGTCCGCCCCGCCGCCGGCGCGGTGCCGTCCGGCTCGCGTTGTGAGCCGCGCGTCCGCCGCCCGCAACAATTTTGGCAACCAGAGGAGGCCAGGTCGGTGACCCTCGTGAGCCGTACTGGAAAAATTCAGGTGTTGCCCGGCGACGTGGTCAGCAAGATCGCCGCCGGCGAAGTGGTGGAACGGCCGGCGTCCGTCGTGCGGGAGTTGGTGGATAACAGCCTGGATGCCGGCGCGACGAAAATTACGGTGGAGGTGCGGGACGGCGGGCGTACGCTGATCAAAGTGACCGACGACGGGGAAGGGATGAGCCCGGAGGACGCCCCGCTGGCTCTGCAACGCCATGCGACCAGCAAGGTTCGCTCGGAACAGGACCTCTGGTTCATCCAGACGCTAGGGTTTCGAGGAGAAGCCCTGCCCAGCATCGCCTCCGTGTCCCGGCTGACGCTGATCACGGCCCGGCGGGATGAGCCGGTGGGCACCAGATTGGTCCTCACGGGCGGGGTGACGGAGCAGCGGGAGGACGTGGCCGCGTCACCCGGCACCCAGATCGAGGCGACGGACCTGTTCTTCAATACGCCGGCGAGAAAAAAGTTCTTGAAAGCCACGCCGACGGAGTTGTCGCACATCTGCCAGGTGATGCAACAAGCGGCGCTGGCCTGGCCGCAGGTCCGGTTTCGGTTGCTGCACAACGGGCAGGAGGTGTTGGACTATCCGGCTGCCGCGTCCCTGCGCGACCGGCTGCTGCAACTCTACGGCCAGCGCTGGCTGGAGCAGGTGGTGGATGTGCGGGGCGAGGGCCCTGGCCTGCGTCTGACCGGCGTGACCGTACACGGAGCTCAGGTGAGGGCCGGACGCACCCCGCAGGAACTGTTCGTCAACCGCCGCGCCGTCAAGAGTCCGACCGTGGCTCATGCGATCGCCGACGGGTACGGCTCCTTCCTGGCCAAGGGGCGATATCCTCAATATGTCTTGTTCCTGGAGGTGGAGCCGGCGCGGGTGGATGTGAACGTGCATCCGGCGAAGCGCGAGGTGCGGTTTGCCGATCAGGACCTGGTCCATCAAACGGTCCGGCGTTCGGTCCGGACGGCCCTGGGCGGCAGTCCGGAGAGCATTCAGCTTGACGGGCAGTCTCAGCAACCGACCGACCGGGCCGCGGGCGGATCAGCCGGCTGGCAGACTCAGCCGGCTCTGCTCCTGCGAAGGGAAGGTCTGCAGACGACGACGGGCCGGGCGAACCCAGCCGGACGGGATGCAGCGTCCTCCTTCTCGGGAGACGAGCAGCTGGCCGTCCCGGGGATCGGGGAGGCCTCGCCCGGCTATCTAATTGAGGCGGCGAGCGAGGTGACTCCGCTGGGCCAGGTCAGCGGGACGTTTTTGGTCGCCCAGGTCGGCACGGAGCTGCAGGTGATCGATCAGCATACGGCGCATGAACGGGTGCTGTTCGAGCGTTTGTGGCGGGCCTGGCTGGAACATCGCGTGCCGTCCCAGCCCTTGCTCATTTCGGAGCCGATCGAGGTGCCGCTCCAGGGTGCCGCGTTGCTCACGCGTCACCTGCCGGAGTTGGACAAACTCGGGCTCTCCATCGAGCCTTTCGGGGCCGGCGCCTTCGTGGTGCGGGCGGTTCCGGCCCAGCTGGCGCATCTGGACTATGTCGCGCTCGTGCACGACTTGATCGAAGACCTGTCGGAATGGAACGCCGCCTCGTCGCTGGAGGCCAAGGTGCGGCCCATCCTGGCGACGCTGGCCTGTCACAGCGCGGTGCGGGCCGGTCGGGCGATGGAACCGTCCGAGAGCAAGCAGCTGATCGAAGACTGGGTGCGCGAGGGGTTGCCGATGACCTGCCCGCACGGGCGGCGGGTGGCGCTCCGCTTTCCCGCGGCGGAATTGGGTAAAATCTTTGGCCGCGCCTAACGCAGCAATGCTTAATGTTGCATTGTTAATGTTCAATTAAAAACCGGTTATGACTTCCATTCAACATTCAACATTGAACATTGAGAATTCTCTTAAGGCGAAGCCCCTCGTCGCCCTGGTCGGGCCGACCGCCGTGGGCAAGAGCCGCGTCGGGATTCTGTTGGCCAAGGCGTTGGGCACGGAGGTCCTCACGGCCGATTCGCGCCAGGTCTTTTGCGGCATGGATATCGGTATGGACAAACCGACGGTGGCGGAGCGGCAAGGGGTGCCGCACCGGCTGATCGATCTGGTCGAGCCGGACCAGCCGTTCAACGTGGGGCTCTATCGCCGGCACGCGCTGGAGGAGATCGGGCGTTTGCATGGAGCGGGGAAGCTCCCTCTGCTGGTCGGCGGAACGGGCCTTTACGTGCGCGCGCTGCTGCGGGGCTTGTGGGACGGGCCGGCGGCCGATTGGGCTTTGCGCGGGAGGCTGGAAGCCGAGGCGCGCGACCAGGGGATCGGGGTGCTCTACCAGGAACTGTCCCGTGTGGACCCGGCCTCGGCGCAGCGGCTGCATCCGCACGACCAGGTGAAGATCATCCGGGCCTTGGAGGTCTACCGGTTGTCCGGGCGTCCGCTCTCCGCCGCGATTCACGAACATGCCTTCGGCGAATCGCCGTTCTCGTCGCTCGTGATCGGCCTGACGCGCGACCGGGAGGCGCTCTATCGAAGGGTTGATGCCAGGGTTGACGAGCAGTTGGCCAAGGGCTTGCTGGAGGAAACCCGGAGCTTGTTGGCCGAGGGGTATCGTCGCGAACTGGGCTCCATGAAGGGGCTCGGGTACCGGCAGATGGCCGGGTACCTGGCCGGCGAATATCCTTATGCCGAGGCGGTGCGCCTGCTCAAGCGGGACACGCGGCATTTCGCCAAACGGCAACTGACTTGGTTCCGCAAAGAGCCGGGGCTGATCTGGCTGACGATCGGAGAGCAGGACAGGTTCGAAGACGTGTCGGCTCGCATCGTGGAACTGGTCCATCGGTTCCTGGCCGACCTGGCCGGGGCGGCGAGAAAAGAAATACGGAAGACGGTCGTGGCAACCTAGGAGGAGAGCAAAGAGTGGCACGCAAGCAGGCAGCGCAAGCGAGAGCAACCATCGGTATTATCGGAGGCAGCGGCCTCTATGAAATGGACGGGTTGGAGCAAGTCCGCGAGGTGAAGGTCAACACGCCGTTCGGCAAGCCGTCCGACGCCATCATCCTCGGCCGGATCGACGGGCGTTCCGTGGCCTTTCTCTCCCGGCATGGCCGGGGACACCGCATCAGCCCGAGCGAGATCAACTACCGGGCCAACATCTATGCCATGAAATCGCTGGGGGTCACCCGAGTGATCGCCGTCAGCGCGGTGGGCAGCATGAAGGAATCGGTGCGGCCGGGCGACGTGCTGTTGCCGGATCAGTTCATCGACTTCACGAAACGCCGGATCGGCACCTTTTTCGATCGGGGCATCGTGGCCCACGTGGCGTTCGCCGACCCGATCTGCCCGCATCTCTCGGGCGCGATGGCCGAGGCCGCCCAGGGGGCCGGCGCCACCGTGCATCGGGGGGGGACCTATCTCTGCATCGAGGGACCTCAGTTCTCCACGCGGAGCGAGTCCTTCCTCTACCGGCAGTGGGGCGTGGATGTGATCGGGATGACCAACCTGCCCGAAGCCAAGCTGGCGCGGGAAGCCGAGATCTGCTACGCCACGTTGGCGCTGCCGACCGACTACGATTGCTGGCATTCCAGCGAGGAGTCCGTGACGGTCGAGGCGATCCTGGCGACCCTCCACAAGAACGTGGCGATGGCCAAACGCATCCTGCGCGCCACGTTGCCGGTTGCCGAGGAGCCGCGGACCTGCGCTTGCGGGACGGCATTGGAGTACGCGGTGCTGACGGCGCCGGACAAGATCACCAAGGAGGCGCGCAAGCGTCTCGGCTTATTGCTGGGCCGGCGCTATGCGCCGGCGAAAGGAGGCCGCTGAGATGGGCAAGCTGTTGGTCGTCGGCTCGGTCGCGTTGGATACGGTCCGAACTCCGTTTG
This region includes:
- the miaA gene encoding tRNA (adenosine(37)-N6)-dimethylallyltransferase MiaA; its protein translation is MTSIQHSTLNIENSLKAKPLVALVGPTAVGKSRVGILLAKALGTEVLTADSRQVFCGMDIGMDKPTVAERQGVPHRLIDLVEPDQPFNVGLYRRHALEEIGRLHGAGKLPLLVGGTGLYVRALLRGLWDGPAADWALRGRLEAEARDQGIGVLYQELSRVDPASAQRLHPHDQVKIIRALEVYRLSGRPLSAAIHEHAFGESPFSSLVIGLTRDREALYRRVDARVDEQLAKGLLEETRSLLAEGYRRELGSMKGLGYRQMAGYLAGEYPYAEAVRLLKRDTRHFAKRQLTWFRKEPGLIWLTIGEQDRFEDVSARIVELVHRFLADLAGAARKEIRKTVVAT
- the mtnP gene encoding S-methyl-5'-thioadenosine phosphorylase, which gives rise to MDGLEQVREVKVNTPFGKPSDAIILGRIDGRSVAFLSRHGRGHRISPSEINYRANIYAMKSLGVTRVIAVSAVGSMKESVRPGDVLLPDQFIDFTKRRIGTFFDRGIVAHVAFADPICPHLSGAMAEAAQGAGATVHRGGTYLCIEGPQFSTRSESFLYRQWGVDVIGMTNLPEAKLAREAEICYATLALPTDYDCWHSSEESVTVEAILATLHKNVAMAKRILRATLPVAEEPRTCACGTALEYAVLTAPDKITKEARKRLGLLLGRRYAPAKGGR
- the mutL gene encoding DNA mismatch repair endonuclease MutL — translated: MRSFPPPTKPSSPRTNWPNSDESLPTVRPAAGAVPSGSRCEPRVRRPQQFWQPEEARSVTLVSRTGKIQVLPGDVVSKIAAGEVVERPASVVRELVDNSLDAGATKITVEVRDGGRTLIKVTDDGEGMSPEDAPLALQRHATSKVRSEQDLWFIQTLGFRGEALPSIASVSRLTLITARRDEPVGTRLVLTGGVTEQREDVAASPGTQIEATDLFFNTPARKKFLKATPTELSHICQVMQQAALAWPQVRFRLLHNGQEVLDYPAAASLRDRLLQLYGQRWLEQVVDVRGEGPGLRLTGVTVHGAQVRAGRTPQELFVNRRAVKSPTVAHAIADGYGSFLAKGRYPQYVLFLEVEPARVDVNVHPAKREVRFADQDLVHQTVRRSVRTALGGSPESIQLDGQSQQPTDRAAGGSAGWQTQPALLLRREGLQTTTGRANPAGRDAASSFSGDEQLAVPGIGEASPGYLIEAASEVTPLGQVSGTFLVAQVGTELQVIDQHTAHERVLFERLWRAWLEHRVPSQPLLISEPIEVPLQGAALLTRHLPELDKLGLSIEPFGAGAFVVRAVPAQLAHLDYVALVHDLIEDLSEWNAASSLEAKVRPILATLACHSAVRAGRAMEPSESKQLIEDWVREGLPMTCPHGRRVALRFPAAELGKIFGRA